A genome region from Rhodanobacter thiooxydans includes the following:
- the hflK gene encoding FtsH protease activity modulator HflK yields MAWNEPGNNGQRDPWNRNRQGGKSPLDDLLNNARKRLGKLGQGPGSLLTGVVVLLVVGLLFSSYTIIGARQAGVVLRFGEYSRTLPPGFHLKLPQPIESVTKVEATRIRSVTDKVAMLTKDENIITIDFTVQYQVDDSRKYLFSLNDPDGTIGAAAEAAVRSVIGSSDMDQILSAAGASLVTQAQETLQKTLDTYDSGLRVTEVSFQNVAPPNEVKDAFDDVNNAREDKQSIENAALAYSSKVVPVARGDAARIAAEAAGYKAERVARATGDAARFELLLKQYKTAPEVTRKRLWLETMEQVMAKNPKVIDGSSGRNIINLPASQGSPAATQLDAGTTGTVVSPPTGSAAGKGTQP; encoded by the coding sequence GTGGCATGGAATGAACCCGGCAACAACGGGCAACGTGATCCGTGGAACAGGAATCGCCAGGGCGGCAAGTCGCCGCTGGACGATCTGCTCAACAACGCCAGGAAGCGTCTAGGCAAGCTGGGGCAGGGCCCTGGCAGCCTGCTCACCGGCGTGGTGGTGCTGCTCGTCGTCGGCCTGCTGTTCAGCAGCTACACCATCATCGGCGCGCGTCAGGCTGGTGTGGTGCTGCGCTTCGGCGAGTACTCGCGGACGCTGCCGCCGGGCTTCCACCTGAAGCTGCCGCAGCCGATCGAGTCCGTCACCAAGGTCGAGGCCACGCGGATCCGCTCGGTCACCGACAAGGTGGCGATGCTGACCAAGGACGAGAACATCATCACGATCGACTTCACCGTGCAGTACCAGGTGGACGATTCGCGCAAGTACCTGTTCTCGCTGAACGACCCGGATGGCACCATCGGCGCCGCCGCCGAAGCCGCGGTGCGCTCAGTGATCGGCAGCAGCGACATGGACCAGATCCTGTCCGCCGCCGGCGCCAGCCTGGTCACCCAGGCGCAGGAAACCCTTCAGAAGACGCTGGACACCTACGATTCCGGACTGCGCGTCACCGAGGTCAGCTTCCAGAACGTGGCGCCGCCGAACGAGGTGAAGGACGCCTTCGACGACGTCAACAACGCCCGCGAGGACAAGCAGAGTATCGAGAACGCCGCCCTGGCCTATTCCAGCAAGGTGGTGCCGGTGGCGCGCGGCGACGCCGCGCGCATCGCCGCCGAGGCCGCCGGCTACAAGGCCGAGCGCGTGGCCCGGGCTACCGGTGACGCCGCCCGTTTCGAACTGTTGCTGAAGCAGTACAAGACCGCGCCGGAAGTGACCCGCAAGCGGCTGTGGCTGGAAACGATGGAACAGGTAATGGCGAAGAACCCCAAGGTGATCGACGGCTCCAGCGGCCGCAACATCATCAACCTGCCGGCGTCGCAGGGCTCGCCGGCGGCAACGCAGCTCGACGCGGGCACGACCGGCACCGTGGTATCGCCGCCGACCGGCAGCGCGGCCGGCAAGGGGACGCAGCCATGA
- the hflC gene encoding protease modulator HflC, with amino-acid sequence MKVSSAIIAFLVVLLGLNSMFVVGEGHSALLLQFGRIVRTDYQPGLHFKLPVMQQVMHFDKRILSLDAPPERYFTSEKKSVNVDFYVKWRVADNAAYYRATGGDQLQAAQRLTPIVKDALRFEFNARTLPDLISGGRKDITERVRAQTDASARKNLGIAVVDVRIKRIDLPNEVSESVYKRMRAERLQLANELRFTGQEAAEKIQADADRQGQVLRADAQRDAAKVKGEGDAEAAAIYAQAYTQDPEFFTFYRSLAAYRTSFEDGKGVLILKPDDEFLRYFEQPVQKR; translated from the coding sequence ATGAAGGTCAGTTCAGCCATCATCGCCTTCCTGGTGGTCCTGCTTGGCCTGAACAGCATGTTCGTGGTCGGCGAGGGCCACAGCGCACTGCTGCTGCAGTTCGGCCGCATCGTGCGCACCGACTACCAGCCGGGGCTGCACTTCAAGCTGCCGGTGATGCAGCAGGTGATGCATTTCGACAAGCGCATCCTGTCGCTGGACGCGCCGCCGGAGCGCTACTTCACCTCCGAGAAGAAGAGCGTGAACGTCGATTTCTACGTGAAGTGGCGGGTGGCCGACAACGCCGCCTACTACCGTGCCACCGGCGGCGACCAGCTGCAGGCGGCGCAGCGGCTGACCCCGATCGTGAAGGACGCGCTGCGCTTCGAGTTCAACGCGCGCACCTTGCCCGACCTGATCTCCGGCGGGCGCAAGGACATCACCGAACGCGTGCGCGCGCAGACCGACGCCTCGGCGCGCAAGAACCTCGGCATCGCCGTGGTCGACGTGCGCATCAAGCGCATCGACCTGCCGAACGAGGTCAGCGAGTCGGTGTACAAGCGCATGCGCGCCGAGCGCCTGCAACTGGCCAACGAACTGCGCTTCACCGGCCAGGAAGCGGCCGAGAAGATCCAGGCCGACGCCGACCGCCAGGGCCAGGTGCTGCGCGCCGATGCCCAGCGCGACGCGGCCAAGGTGAAGGGCGAGGGTGACGCGGAAGCGGCCGCCATCTACGCGCAGGCGTACACCCAGGATCCGGAGTTCTTCACGTTCTACCGCAGCCTCGCCGCATACCGTACCTCGTTCGAGGACGGCAAGGGCGTGTTGATCCTGAAGCCCGACGACGAGTTCCTGCGCTACTTCGAACAGCCCGTGCAGAAACGCTGA
- a CDS encoding DUF2065 domain-containing protein, with the protein MHQLAAALCLMLVIEGLLLFAAPQGWQAMVREALKLPPHTLRLFGAGAMAAGLVLLQFFH; encoded by the coding sequence ATGCACCAGCTGGCTGCCGCGTTGTGCCTGATGCTGGTGATCGAGGGCTTGTTGCTGTTCGCGGCGCCGCAAGGCTGGCAGGCGATGGTGCGCGAGGCGCTGAAGCTGCCGCCACACACCTTGCGGCTGTTCGGCGCCGGCGCGATGGCGGCCGGCCTGGTGCTGTTGCAGTTTTTCCATTGA